Genomic DNA from Deltaproteobacteria bacterium:
CGGCCATCGCCTCGGCGGCCGACCGCGCCTCGTCGGACAGGCAGAACGGCAGGAGCAGGATCTTCTTCAAGTGGACGTCGCCCTCCTCCGCTATCATACGGCGGATCGCACAAGGAGCGTACGCCGGAGGGAGGGGGTCCTGAGCGGAGTCGCCAGCGCGGAACCGGCGGAGAACCCGCAATTCTGACCGAGAGGATATGATTGGAGCGAGAAGGCTGGCCGGAGGTCGGGGAGAGGATCGCTTCGCCACGTTCGCTGTTCGGAGACGGGGACCCTGGCAGCGGATGCGAACGGGCCCCCTCCCGGAGGCGTAGCGACTGACCGATCCGCCCCCTCGGCGTAAGCGAGTGGCGGGAGAGACAGAATGATCACGCGGCTTACGGAGAAGATCTGGATCGTGGAGGGCGGGAAAGGGGGGCGGTACCCGTTCTCGCACTCGCTGTACATCCGCGACGGCGGCGGCTTCCTGGTCGACGCGGGCTCCGACATCGCGGAGATCGAGCGGCTGCGGAAGGAGGAGGGGATCGCGGCGGTCGTGATGACCCATTACCACGAGGACCACTTCACCTTCCTCTCCGCCCTCCCGGGAATCGATGTGTGGGCGACCGCCGAGGACGCGCCGGCCCTCGGGTCGATCGATACCCTCCTCTCCCGGTACGGCCTGCGCGGAACGGAGTGGGAGCCGTTCTACCGGAAGCTGTTCCTCGAGAAGTTCCGCTTCCGCCCGACGGCGGCGACGAAAACGGTGTCGGACGGGGAAGAGCTCCGGTTCGGAAAGACGCGCGCGGTGGCGGTGGTCGCGCCCGGCCACACGCCGGGCCACCTGTGCCTCCACTTCCCCGACGACGGAATCCTGTTCCTCGGCGACTACGACCTTTCGCCGTTCGGGCCCTGGTACGGCGACGCTCCGGGCGACATCGGGGCGTTCCGCCGCTC
This window encodes:
- a CDS encoding MBL fold metallo-hydrolase produces the protein MITRLTEKIWIVEGGKGGRYPFSHSLYIRDGGGFLVDAGSDIAEIERLRKEEGIAAVVMTHYHEDHFTFLSALPGIDVWATAEDAPALGSIDTLLSRYGLRGTEWEPFYRKLFLEKFRFRPTAATKTVSDGEELRFGKTRAVAVVAPGHTPGHLCLHFPDDGILFLGDYDLSPFGPWYGDAPGDIGAFRRSARRLAGIGAETSVVSHEEPVRRGPIGGIVEAYLAVIDRREEALTEFLREPRTRGEIIAKRLVYGPGREGPWFDYGEWALLSKHLEGMIRRGEIRLDGGRYLPARG